ACGATGGCCAAGGAGGAAGACAGAACAGAAGGTCAGCTATCGCAGCACGGCAGCACCCGCAGCACCCTGGGGAGCACAGCTCTCTCCTCTGCCAATTCACAGCATTAactccttcccctctggcagATTATTAGCTGGGCTGCAAACGGGCCACAGAGAGTCAGTAGTTTCAATCATACACAGCACCCTGTGTGTACAACAATCACATTCTGGATTCTACAAAATCCTGGCCTTTTTCAGAGATATAATTTAGGTAATAAATATTCTCCACCCCGGAGCTGTATAAAACTTCTATAAAAATAGAAACGACATTCTTGGTTCCAGCCGGTTGGGATTCAGAACAGCGCCTCCCCAacctagcatttttttctttttttcttttttcttttttatttttattttttgcatttatttaaaaaatcccatcATGACCCTGGAAGCCTTTGGAACAGTTTTATCCTTGAAACACAGGACACATTTCTCCCAGTGCGCGGAATTCAAGTTTACGTGGTTCAGCTTAAGAAGTATGTTTCACATCTCTTAGAGGACAACAGACCCAAGATATCACTACGAGAAGGGAACAGCTGTCCCTGCTTCAATGGGATAATCCAACACCACCAAACTACCTGTACAACAGCAAGATGGTCAATCCCTGTCTGTGACCCAAATGGACAGCATGACAAGGAGAGAGCCCCCCATCTGACTTAATACCAAACCAACCCCTTTAGTCTCATCTCTACTGCTAGGGGTCAGGACTGATGTTTGTGAGGTTGAAGATTGCGAGGACCCAGTTCCCCGGCCTTGGCTAAGAGATCCCAACAGGGCTACCTCTGCCCAGGTGCACATTCCCAACAGCGCGTCCTTTCTGGCTCTCCACCCCCACAGCATTTCTTGGAGCAGAGGCAGGGCCCAGAGGCTGTGTGGGTCACAGGTAAGAGCTGGACTAAGACCtgtgggaggcagcagggagcTAACTGTAAGCACGAGGACAAAAATGAACATGGTAATACTGAGGTAAATGAACACGAAATCCATCTGGAGGCTGTAAATGTCCTGCAGTCTCCTCTGTCCCCAAGAGCAGAAGGGGCTGCAGTGGTTAGTAGAGAGGCTTGCCTTTGGGGGGAGTACTACAGCTGGAACCCCTCAACAAAGGAAGCAAGTGCAGATTTCTCATCCTTCTAAGTAGTTAGGTGCTGGTCACAGAGGAATGCAGCACTCTGGCTTAAAGAGCCCTTCCGATTCAGGTCCACCAAGAAGtaggctcctcctcctcctcccctaacGCAATGGCTTCTGATCCCTCTGCTCAGGAGAGGTGCCCCCTTCAGTTATATACCATAAGCCCTTCTCGGATTTACCCTCAAGAGAAATCTGCCTTGGGATGGAAGTGACACACTCTGCTGTGGTCAACTACAAGGAAGGAAACCAGACAGTGTCTTCTCTAGAGGCCTTATTTAAAGGGCCTGTTAGAAATGGGCCATGTGGTgttgaaataaactaaaaatgaccTCTCTGACTAGACGAGACTAGACCTCTCTTCTTCCTAATAGCCAGCCACCAGCCAGGCAGAGCCAACCCAACACCAATGGGTGGCTAAAAAAGCTGTTAATGGGTGATGTCTCCCTGCTTTTTGCATGTCAAGCTAATTTAACAGGTCCTTTATTCCCAAAGAACTGTCCTCCCTTCTTGGGAAAGAGGGGCAGGAATCTTGCACAAGAATCTGAAAAATAGACGGCAAGAACTCAGCAGGCAGCGAGGGAAGTGCTTCAGCCTCCAGCTCCCGGGGCCACTGGGTGTGGGTCAACTCTCCTCACCTCCAAAGGTAGCTCTGCCTCCACCCCCGAAGGCTCTTGGGTGCCAGTTCTCATTCCACCCACTCTTGCACTAAGGTAGATTCTGGGGTCAGTTTTTGGTTTCACTCAGTCCTCTCTCTCGGGGCAGTTTGGGGAAAGCTCtgatcttcttttttaatgtttctccattccccctcctcccccagggcgGTTTGATGTTGGTCCTTCTCAACACACACTGGTTACAAACACAGcaaactttaaataaagaaaaaaactcaggATATGGCACCTAAACTCCAAAGTAAAACACTGGAAACCAAAGCACAAACTCGTCCTCTGTACGAAGCGAAACTCCCACAGAAGGCAGTAGCCGAGTCTTCAGGGCAAGCTGTGCCTGCGAGAGTGGCAGGGATCAGGGTCCAGGGCTGTCAACACACAGCCTTAGGGCTTCGAATCATTAAGGGTGCTCCTCCCCCACTTACCAGAAGACCCTCTCACTCCAGTCTCAGAGGGGAGCACGCTCAGTAGGGCTTGCTGTCATTCTTCGAACGTTTGAGCTGCACTTTAAGCCGTTTCATGCCAATCTGAAAGCCGTTCATGGACTGGATGGCAGCTTGAGCCGAAACAGGATTGTCGTAACTTACAAAACCTGTGTGTCCAAGCAGAACCCTGGGTGAGGGGCATGATGAAGCAAGGAGACTCTGCGTCCTCCCTACACAGAAGACAGCTTATGAGCATAGTCTGATAGTCCAAATTTCTCAGCAGGAGGAGAAGTCCGGAAATTAGATCACACAAGATAAGATTAGGTTCCTGACTATACCACTTGACAACTACAAGGCACTTTTAAGTTTTTGGACCAAGCTAtttccatacctttttttttttaaacctctggaACAACAGTGTGGATAGAAACCCACCGTCCtgctacagaaatgaaaaaaaactgaggctcaacaAGAGGTCATGATGTCTTGCCCAAGGCTGAATTAAACAGTAACCCAAACGTAAACCCAGTTCTTCCTGCTATCAGCCCCTTCTCATTCTCAGTGGTAATGACACTTAACCCTCCCAACACCAGTAAAGAAGCCAACATACCAAAACACTTGCTCAGGTTTGTCTGCTTGTCTATGAAAACCTTGGCAGACACGACATTCCCAAAGGGCATAAACATCTGCAGCAAGTCCTGATCTCCAAACTCCTGGGGCAGGTGGTAGATGAACAGGTTGGCTCCCTCTGGACCTTCAAAATACCCATCGATTGAAAAGGCATCAATGTCAAGCTGACCTCCCACTCTACCCGCCCCCACCCTGGTACCACTGTTTCTCATTTCTACCTGAGTTAAACTGTCTATATCCTGGcacccctgggtggcttggtcagttaagcagccaactcttgattttggctcaggtcctgggtcctgggatcgagccccgcgttgggctctatagggagtctgcttaaggattccctccctctgtccttcccccccgttcttcctctttctctctccccctcactcttcaaataaatcttaaaaacccaaaaaacaaaacctgtctgTATCCCAACAAACAGAATCCTTTGGAGAACTAAAGATTCTCCAAATACAAAACAGGAAACTGAAGAGCAATCACTGAAACAGACTCCTTCCCACTGAGGGGTATCGGAATTCAACCTTGTGGGAGGAATGAGTGCAAGAACAATAAAGTTGGCAGACTTGTATGTAGTACAATAAAACCAGAGACTAAAAGCTtataaagatacagagaaaaagggcagaaagagaTTACAAACAAAACAGGTTCAAAACTGtgccagaggggcacctgggtggctcagttggttaagcaactgccttcagctcaggtcatgatcctggagtcccagggatggagtcccacattgggctcccagctctgcagagagtctgcttctccctctgaacttctccctctcatgctcactctttctctctcaaataaataaaatctttaaaaaaacaaaacaaaacaaaacaaactgtacCAGAAACTACAGGAAGAGCAAAGATTGGCAgctgcagggcaggggtgggggcagggaatgaCTACAAAGGACACGATGGAATTTCTGGGAGTGATGGAAACATTCTCCATCTACGAAATGTGGTTACATGACTGTACATGTTCACTAAAGCTCACACAGCTATATATTCCcaaaagggtgaattttaccATATGTAAAGTGTacctcattaaaaagaaatcacattttttaaaagtgcccaTGTTTAACACTgagctcaaaaataaaatgtgctttccTTTTCCAACCACTTAAGCTCAAAGACTTTCTAACCAAAGAAGCCTTACTGAACTGCAGTCCTGCCATTTTCCAGCCACCAGGCCTCCCTGCTGTTGCCAAACACATTACAGAACAgtgctgcctcagggcctttccaCTTGGTGTTCCTCTGCCCCCATTACTCTTCTTCCTCTAGATACATGCATGGCTTGCTTTCTTACTTCCTCTGGACTCTGCTTAGATGTGAAGTGAGAGGCCTCTGACCATGCTACAAAAATGCTGTGCCTCTGGCACTCTCCATCCCTCTTTCCCATTCATCAGTCCTCAGAGCACCATGGTACACCCCATGCTCTTCCTGCTTTACGGTCTGTCTCCATGGTTTTTCAGTTCCCCCACTATGACATCCTAGGGCACAGAAGCATCTTGACTCAGAACAGGTGAGGATGCACTATCCCAAGAATCCTAGCTGGCGTGACAAGAGAGGATACGTGTCTTTCCCCCACATTAGTGCTTAAACCTTGCCAGCTTCTGGCTACAGAAATCCAGTCAACTAGGAGCACAGAGGTGTCAGCAGGACCATGTATTCATGAGAACCACTGTCAGGCCTCTTTCTGCCTATAAAGTCTCTCCTGCACTTAGTATCATTTATGTCAAAGCACACATTTCCTAATTCACCAACGTGGACTGTAACTCTTTCTGCCCCATCAACTTCAGCCTGTCCTCAGTTAGGAAAAACGGAGatcaaaaaatgaggaaaatgccAAATAAAAGAGCTTAAAAGGGACACCTAGACAGAAAATACCCTCTGACAGATCTGTAATCCACAAAGACGACTtcctaacaaataaaaaaaggacTGTGAAATTCTATCACACAGTAAGGTCAGTACGTTTCTTCACCTAAAACCTGCAGCCTGATCACAGGAGGGCAGAGGTTCTGATCTGAGTTACAACCAGAAAACATTCCAAAAGGAGACTACAGTTTACAGAGCTCTACAGCTTACAGAATCTATGTCTGACAGTGCCAAAGAAAAGAATCGGCCTGACTGCCTGACTGGTCCTCCTGGCCTTTGTCCTGCCTTCACCTCTGCTGTAGGTGGAGtcatctcccctctgccccctcccctccccttccctaaCTGTAGCCTCCCAGCTCTACTCACCTTCCTTCTGGCTTCCAGCAGCGCCAATACTCTGCTGTGTCAACAGGTTCTGGTTGTACAGAGTGGGGAGTGCTGCAGCAGCGTATTGCTGGATTCCCGAGTAGGCCTGCGTGAGGGCCTCCATGGTGCTCCCGGTGCCGTTGGAAAGGCCACTGCTCCCCAGGCCACCATTTAAAGCAGCCATCCCTTCATGGTGGGAAGAGCAGGATTAACATATGGGAAAGACCTGAGTGGCACCAAAACAAACTCCAAagttctcccttttctctctctttcagcttctccctgaggaggACGACCCATCTGAATGGTCAGATCTGAGGACACTCATCAGGCCTTATTGCTCACAGGAACATTAAAAAATGCCACACCCACGTGTGGCTCTTCCTATTACCTTTTTCAAACCTGTGCAAGAAGTGATACCACTTACACCTGACCTGCTccattttctctgacttttctgtcattttcttactTAGAGCTGGAATGTGGTAAAAGAAGCATCCCAGGTTTGGATGCTGAAAAGGGGTATGTGTGGTCTCAGACAAGATGTGGGTAAACCCTATTGTCAaaataacagctaatatttatttaaacacatTCTACATGCCGGACACTGTACTAAGTCATGTGCTCAGCCCTTTACCTATGTTCTCATTTACCTAACAACCCTTAAAGTGTCCTcttcccacttcacagatgaaaaaataacCTTAGAAAGGTGGTATTATGTTACAGCTAGCTAAGGGGGAGAGGTGGGATTTAACTCAAGTCTAATTTGAAATCTCATGATTATTTCTAACTTTACCAGGCCACCCAATTCAGTCTAATGGTGACCTACCAGGGTTGTTTAAAGGTGCTACCTGCACAACAAACGGCCTGATCACATCAGGGGCTGTCCCTCACCTGCCAAAGAGCTGACATTGAGGCCTGCCGTGGCTCCAGCTAACGTCTGCAGGGCTCCAAGGGAGGCGATGGGGTTGacagagctgctgctgctggagctaGGTGAGGACCCTGTGATCAGAAAGCCAGGTGTTAAAACTTGAGCCAACACATGCTTCGCATGTCAACAGGAACCAAACACAAGACTGATACTACTCAAGAATTCTCTTCGTAAAGAGGTTTTCAGTTACTGACTCCAATAACTGTCGCTGTAGGACATAAAGTCAAAGACAGTTGTAACAAACTAAAAATTATGAGATTTCTCTTAAGTCAGAAgatgacatttgaaaattaattattcaCAGTCTGACCCCTTTGGAAATAGATGTTAACTACTCTCCAGAATGACAGAACACTCTCTGGGGATTCTGCCCAAGGCACACAAGGGCATACTGGTTCTAATGACACACTTACCTGAACTGGTGAGTACGCTGAGGGGACTGCTGGATGTAGTAAGAGCATTGGTACCACTTGGTGTGTTCTGAGCTGCACTAGCTGCAGCGGCTAGAGCAGCCAGATTCTGTAACTGCATTGCATTTAACCCTGCAACATCCAAAGCAAGAGATCAGCCAGCACATACGGGTTCCTTGTATCCGTTCCAGCAATGACAGCAAACACTGGTAAAGGCTGGTCCCAAAGAAGAACTATTCTCAATAAGCCTTACAAGCAACACAAGGCTCTAAAAAGATTCAGGTATCACTCAACTCCTCAAGAAACTTGACATCATTTCCTCAAGAGAAGAGATATATAATCCAACAGCATGCCACCCCAAGTGAATATTCCTAACAGGGACTGGCAATTAGGAAACCAAGAGAGGGTAAGATCTGCGGTCTACCACGAAGCCAAGTGACCAAGAGAACAACAAAGGACAAAACTTGTGGCACAGAACAGAACTGCATCTGAGCCCCTCACTCCTACTGCACAGGGGATTTGCTCTTTCCAGTGGAGGTTTACAGGCAGAAAACACAGCAGGATCCAGGTGACCGAGGTGGGTTGTAACAGAGGAGGATGCATGTGAGAAAACCAGTAAGGagaaaagactaaagaaaaaccACTCCTTGAACAGATTACTCatcagaaggaggagaaaaaaacactGAGGGGGAAAAACCTCCAAGCAACAGTTAAAAGGAGCAAGAATCTGAACTGCACTGACTGTATTGCAAACCATTTGCCAGATGATGGAAAAGCAGATGGGTGGTGGTGGGTCAGGATAGAGTCAGcgaaaataaaaactgaactaCAACACAGATTTACAGTGTAGCAAATTTCCAAAAACATAGCAAACTCCAAGTACCTGACACAAAGTGAACCACtatcaaaaattttcaaataccaAAATGCAGTTCACCTGACACTAACTACCCCTTTCTCAGATGTACTTGCTGAGCCTTTATCCACTGCAGAAGGGGTAGCAGCAAGGGACTCAAACGCTTCACTCCCCACCTCCGCTAACTTGTCTGATGGCCCCACCTTCAAGTTTGTCTGTGGGAGCCCCATTTTGTCATCACTCAAGTATCTGTCAATTAAGTTTTCCATGTATGTTAACAGCATTAACAGCAATAAAAGGTAATTCACCTAAGAAATAATATGcataagacacagagaaaaactAACTGCCTAGTTTCTAGCAGTTTCTGGCCATTTGGCATGGATGCCTTCTTAGGCTTCAAAGAATCACTGGAAAAGTCACTTTaatggggaaataaaaagagTTCCTGCAATTTCCTCCTTATCAAAATGGCCTCAGATAGTCTACTCCTGCTAACAGCTCTTCTCCATTTTCCTCCTCTACAGAGATTTAAAGGGGGTGGGGTTCAAACAACCCCAGAGCTATCCTGCATAGCAACGAAAAGAACCACCTTCCAGAGACAAAGCAGTTGGGACGTGGGATGTTCATCTTACGTCAGGTTTATGAACAGGTgggaaaaatttgttttctgtacaAACGGTGCAAAACTCTCAGACTGTTGTTAGCTGGGTCTGGTGGCCTGGTTGCTGCTGCTCCTCTGCAGCCATGAAACACTTACCTCCCATTGGATGGAGGCTGCTCAGGGTGTTGAGGTTCCCAGAGGAGGCAGTCTGCTGAAGGAGCTGCAAATAAAGCTAGACATTAcaccaaaaaacagaacaagagtGAGAGTGAGGGCTGGTTCTGCATCTGGGATAACTCTACAGCACAGCAAAGCGGGAGTGCAGAGGCccccagagagaagagagttgaAGACAAGAACCCAAGCCAACACAACAGAAACATGAGGCTTATGACAGCACGGGACAATACGACAAGAGCTAAAGCCCTGGCCCAGAAGACAGTTACATTCACTGAGTACTGAGCCAGGCTCCAGTCCCTGGGAAACAGAAGGCAGCACAGCAGAGGacaggaggagagcagagaactAAGCTCAACTCAAGCAGCTATGCAATCCACTGCAACGAGCAACTGCACATGGATGACTGCCAGTGCCTCTCTCCCAAGTTCTCCTTAGTCTGGGCCACACATCTTATCTTGCAGACTATTTCCATCTAAATACCCAATTcctacttcaaatattttaaatatcaagtcTAACCATTTTAGGGTTATTTCTTTCTTGGAGTCATTCTTTGCTGATCACAACAGACCCATGACTAATCAGTCTTTCCATGCTCTCCACACATCCATCCAGCCCCACTTATCTCCTCCATCCCAAATTGGTCTCCACTGTTGCAGATAACCAAATGACTGACAGATCAGTTCAGTGTATATACAATGGTTGTCACCTAACAAATACAGTAAGGAGGCCTGTCCATGAGCTTACGGATCTTCGTGACCTTATTCACTATCTTGGGATATAGCAACCTTTGTCCAACAAACCTGCTAAAAACCTCTGATCCATTTCAAGTCAATCACTTTTTCTTATGGACAATGGATATTCCTGTTTCTGGATCCTATATTCAACCTGGTTGCTCATTCCCATAAACACCTGACCTAGTTCCTCTGTCATCATGAACCCCGTTAGTCCAGGAAGGTTTCAGGAGGTCCACAAACCTCCAACATAGAATGAAAAAATGTACACGCACATAATTTTTATCAGCCTTTCAGAGGGGTCCACACCCCACGAAGATTAAAAACTATTGCTCTAGTCTGAAAGAGATCAGGTTCAAGTCCACCTATTCCAGAAAGAACCTCATAATTAATGATAATATACCATTTATATACccatatgtctttatttttgtctgaAATACCTCAGGCAATGTGCTCAATTGCAGCTGGTGGACTGTGCATACTGTACCCGGCACCTTCATTTCCTCCCTAAATGAGAACAGCTCTGAGGGCAGGGATCATGTCTAA
This sequence is a window from Mustela nigripes isolate SB6536 unplaced genomic scaffold, MUSNIG.SB6536 HiC_scaffold_148, whole genome shotgun sequence. Protein-coding genes within it:
- the LOC132008442 gene encoding CUGBP Elav-like family member 1 isoform X4 — its product is MNGTLDHPDQPDLDAIKMFVGQVPRTWSEKDLRELFEQYGAVYEINVLRDRSQNPPQSKGCCFVTFYTRKAALEAQNALHNMKVLPGMHHPIQMKPADSEKNNAVEDRKLFIGMISKKCTENDIRVMFSSFGQIEECRILRGPDGLSRGCAFVTFTTRAMAQTAIKAMHQAQTMEGCSSPMVVKFADTQKDKEQKRMAQQLQQQMQQISAASVWGNLAGLNTLGPQYLALYLQLLQQTASSGNLNTLSSLHPMGGLNAMQLQNLAALAAAASAAQNTPSGTNALTTSSSPLSVLTSSGSSPSSSSSSSVNPIASLGALQTLAGATAGLNVSSLAGMAALNGGLGSSGLSNGTGSTMEALTQAYSGIQQYAAAALPTLYNQNLLTQQSIGAAGSQKEGPEGANLFIYHLPQEFGDQDLLQMFMPFGNVVSAKVFIDKQTNLSKCFGFVSYDNPVSAQAAIQSMNGFQIGMKRLKVQLKRSKNDSKPY
- the LOC132008442 gene encoding CUGBP Elav-like family member 1 isoform X3; the encoded protein is MPKHHRVERKEVLECSKKMNGTLDHPDQPDLDAIKMFVGQVPRTWSEKDLRELFEQYGAVYEINVLRDRSQNPPQSKGCCFVTFYTRKAALEAQNALHNMKVLPGMHHPIQMKPADSEKNNAVEDRKLFIGMISKKCTENDIRVMFSSFGQIEECRILRGPDGLSRGCAFVTFTTRAMAQTAIKAMHQAQTMEGCSSPMVVKFADTQKDKEQKRMAQQLQQQMQQISAASVWGNLAGLNTLGPQYLALYLQLLQQTASSGNLNTLSSLHPMGGLNAMQLQNLAALAAAASAAQNTPSGTNALTTSSSPLSVLTSSGSSPSSSSSSSVNPIASLGALQTLAGATAGLNVSSLAGMAALNGGLGSSGLSNGTGSTMEALTQAYSGIQQYAAAALPTLYNQNLLTQQSIGAAGSQKEGPEGANLFIYHLPQEFGDQDLLQMFMPFGNVVSAKVFIDKQTNLSKCFGFVSYDNPVSAQAAIQSMNGFQIGMKRLKVQLKRSKNDSKPY
- the LOC132008442 gene encoding CUGBP Elav-like family member 1 isoform X1 → MAAFKLDFLPEMMVDHCSLNSSPVSKKMNGTLDHPDQPDLDAIKMFVGQVPRTWSEKDLRELFEQYGAVYEINVLRDRSQNPPQSKGCCFVTFYTRKAALEAQNALHNMKVLPGMHHPIQMKPADSEKNNAVEDRKLFIGMISKKCTENDIRVMFSSFGQIEECRILRGPDGLSRGCAFVTFTTRAMAQTAIKAMHQAQTMEGCSSPMVVKFADTQKDKEQKRMAQQLQQQMQQISAASVWGNLAGLNTLGPQYLALYLQLLQQTASSGNLNTLSSLHPMGGLNAMQLQNLAALAAAASAAQNTPSGTNALTTSSSPLSVLTSSGSSPSSSSSSSVNPIASLGALQTLAGATAGLNVSSLAGMAALNGGLGSSGLSNGTGSTMEALTQAYSGIQQYAAAALPTLYNQNLLTQQSIGAAGSQKEGPEGANLFIYHLPQEFGDQDLLQMFMPFGNVVSAKVFIDKQTNLSKCFGFVSYDNPVSAQAAIQSMNGFQIGMKRLKVQLKRSKNDSKPY